Part of the Hirundo rustica isolate bHirRus1 chromosome 3, bHirRus1.pri.v3, whole genome shotgun sequence genome, GACTTAAAGattacaaaacagaaagaaagtggatggtcctattttttttctcctcctgtatATGGAAAtcctttctgtctttcctgGGTGCTCCCTCTGTAGACTGACGAACATCAGATCAGAGGAGATGGAAAGGCTTTTTACCTGCCAATCCCAGAGTTCAGGATGTGTTGTTTCTCCTGCAGCAGTTGATGACACCCTAACAACCTTagcagcactggagctgcaTTCCTACGCTGTAACAGGGGAAGCAGGACCAAGGGCCTGAACTAAGGTCTTGGCAGGTAAGTGAAGGAGCAACCAGTATCAAAGAGCTTCGTTTGCAAGTGTACGTCTTTGTAATGTTTAAGTCTTAATATGTGCTCTGCTTTACCTGGGAGCTTAAACTTCCAGTTTTCAGAAGAGTATTTGAGAATACCTATTAGCTCTGTCaaatgcttgggaaaaaaaatgttgaagaaaCCCATAAATACAGAGAACCTATAAAGATTATTTGTGCTAAAGATATCTCAGAGCTGGAATTTCTTCTTAGAGTTGAGCAGGAGTTATTTAGATCAGTGGGGAAGGGAGAAGCTTATTTTGTAGCAACACTTGGATTGAGAGCATCATTGTATGGTGAATACTTAATATTCAAAATATGAGCTCTTGAGATCGGAAGGGGGATTTTTTGCTTGGTTGCTTGTTTTCTCTCAACCGGACACATAGGGAACACctgatgaaagaaaatttccatCTCCTTACTACATTCCACTTCTTAAGCTTAATTATCAGAACCATGTTTTCCATATGAATATCTATATCACTCAAAACATACTTTATTTCAATAGTTGTGGGTTTGCTGGCAATACCGTGTTCAGAAGATTCACAGagaacacacacagaggaagTCTTTACCACTACAGCAAGTCTGATTAAAAAGatatttgcagaaaaataagtGATTCTATCTAGCGGTTCAaaaaaggagtttaaaaaaaaaaaaaaaaagttaaaaacatCCTTGTATAAAGGaagtctttcttttccttgcttgtgGTAATATGAGAGTAATAGATGCCTTTCTTCTCGGAGGCCAGTGTGCTTTACTTTTtggaatggaaaacaaatttagGTCAGAAGAGGAAATCATAAGGAGCTGCCACATGCTAAGTTCTGTATCTGAGCCATCTACTGCTACTGTATcttggagagagaaaagggaacaTTTATAAAGACTGAAAAACTATCCAGAACTGGTGGGGCATCAAAGCCCCATCAACACCCAGTTCAGATATTCATATCCTCCCTACTCATACTGTTGCTAGTATTTTCAGTTAACGAAGTGAAATTACTCCAAAAGTGACCTCTAAGTATTTGCCCATCTTTCAGTCAATAAACTGTGAGCTTCTAAAAATCTGCATGTGCTAATAGTAAATTAATATTCATCACAGTTCAGGGGAAAaatcatataattttttttctccaaaattttaGACACAAGAGTGAAAAGTTATACCCTATACAGGTCTATATCTTTTAAAAGTTTGCATTACTATAGTCattgttttaaattaactttctcTAGACAAAATAAAGTGTTGTACTACATTGCAGCCTCACTGTTAGGAATGAAGACAGAGGAGACAATGCAGGAAGGCCAACACATACGACCAAACTGGAGAGTATCCAGGTCACAGAAGAATGGTAAGTTGGTCAAACTGTTATCTAATAAGTGTTTTGTCTTTAACTAATATCAAGAATTGTCTTGGGTTTAATTCTTTGGGAATGTCCTTTCGATTGCTTTTCCTACAAAAATTCTAtacaaaaggaagcaaaatcTGTCCTGACAATGAAATGACAGCAGAGACATTCACAAGTCAGGCTTATTTACAGTTTCTTATTTATGGGGAAGTACCACGGGGAGAAATGGAAGTGCATGACAGTTCCATAGGTGGGTGTCTGTAAGAAGCCTCTGCTCAGGCTGAACCTGTGAcagcattttttcctgtctgtccagacaagaagaaaaaattatagtCAAAAGTGTACTTGTACTTTGTGACCAGACTTTTAACGTGACTACCTTTCATAAAACAGCTTGAACTACAGTTTCACTGCAATTAACCAAAAAACACATACCTTCCAATCTAGGTTAAACATACTGAAAGTCTGAGCTTCTACTTCTGTCTAAAGCTTGGAACCATGTTTCTTGTGTGGGAAAAAATGGTAATCTGTCAGGGGCCCTGAGTTCTCTAATCCCATAAGAAGGCAATTAAAACTTTAAACTACATATGTGATGgtaaaaacaacccaaacaactCATTGTCTTTATTCCTAATCATGGTCTTTTATGAGAAGACAATATCATAAATTTCTACAAAATACAATAGTGAAGAGGACTTCCCAATAGACAGTAAGAGAGCACAGGTTGTTTGTCAGCCCCATCCACTTCAGCAAGATCTTTGCGCTCTCTGCTGAGGAGAGTGCAAAGTCCTGAGAGGACTATGCACCttaaaatctgtgtttaaaCTTTTTCATTCCGTTTACAATTACATTGCAGTTAAACAATTTTGATTTATCACAAATAGCGTCCCATCATCCAGTCTGCCTTGCATGCAGATTAGGAGTTGATAAATTGACCTTAACAGAAATGATATAGACAAATGTCACTTATTGTGCATCATGGCAACACAGAAGCTAATGACAAGAGCTAGTAAAGCTCTTGTGTTGGATCAGGAAGGAGAGGGCGAGTGCTCAAAATTAAGTTTGAAACTATATCAATTGTTGTTAAGTAATCTGGAGAATTACTTTCTTAAGGTATTCATTGGTACATTAATGGATTAGTGCTGCCGTTAAGTCTTCTGATCTCTTACCCGGTGCATCCACTGGTAAAAGCCACAGATAATTTCCTTCAGGAAATGGAAATAAGGACTTTTCCCcgtttcttctctttccagtcTTGCCATCAAAATCCATCACATCTCATGCCAAAAGGTCATTATTCAGGTCAATAGCATGAAACACAGGGAAGCTTAGTAACCCCTAGGtacaagcacagaaaaatatgcTCATTTAAAATGTCTCTGAATTACTACTTTGTTTGGCCTCATTCATATACCTTTGGCTGCCAAGAgctatttgtttttcttgttcttcccAAACCGTGTACAGTCACCatcagaggcaggcagggacaTCAGGTGTCATCTAAACTCCTCACAAGAGTCTATTTCCAGCTTCCTGGAATCTCCTTTAACTGCAGAGAGAGGAATTCAGTGCTGTTGTGGGATTTTGTCTTTGAGCCACATGGATAAGAACACCAGCAGAAAAGTCAAGTGTAAAGTCAAGTGCATGTCTCATAACATTAAACACATTTCATGGGCTATTGGGATAATGAATGCACAAGAGCAAACAAAATTCCCCTGTTACTACTGAAGCCTTGTTACTTCCAGTTTTCATTTGGGAATAAAGTGCAGTTGAAAGGAGAATTTTTGGATGAATGCATGAAAACACTGTTACAAAAATAGAAGCATATTTGTAATGATATTTCCTTTTGCAGCCAAAACCCTACTGCAGATGAAATTTTGTCTTGGGCTCAGAATTTTGACAAGATGATGAAAACACCAGCTGGGAGGAACCTTTTCAGAGAGTTTCTCAGAACGGAGTATAGTGAGGAGAACCTGCTTTTCTGGCTTGCATGTGAAGATTTAAAGAAGGAACAGAACAAGAAAGTTattgaagaaaaagcaagacTTATATATGAAGATTACATTTCTATACTATCACCAAAAGAGGTAAAGCTGTAAATgttacatttgttttctgttacaCCAGAGCAGAAATGTTATACAGTGGACTACCAGGTGAGGGTCTGAAAGTCTGCCAGATGAAAGTCTTAGTATGAACATTAGTTCAAGAAAGGGAGGGACAGAAACAGTAGCGATGCAGGCACTGGGCCTTTTAGCATTACCAGCCACAACAGATCCAATTTCTCTGTAAGGTTCAAGAAATTCCAGTAAAAGAAGGCTGAGAAATATGTTTGCTTCTTTAGTAATGCAAATGGATTTCTCAAGAAAAAGCaccaaaataaaggaatttaaaCCAGAATCTTTATAGATTTAGCTGCTGCTACAATTGTCTGGGAGAAAATCCAAATTTCCACTGGTTATTCCTATGTGAGAGTCCAAGAATGAAGCTGACATATTTTATCTAATGAAATGCATAATATCTAAGGAACTgtataagatttttttcaactctaactgaaatagaaaaattttGAACTTATCTTCACCTCTAGTAAAGAAAAAGCATCCCTATCCTACCATGTTTTGTAATACAAagagatatataaatatataagcACTATAGAAGAGTTTTTCTTAGGCCACATCATGTACctttatcttcttttccttgtctttgTGCATTGCATTTGAATTTCTGCTCAATGGCATTATGCTAATTTATGCTCACTGTGGACCTTGCTTCCTACTTTTTACGTCTTCACTGCATTCAGTAGTAATTTGCAACTTCATTCATATGAATGAAGTCAAAAGTGATTTATAGCTCCATTATCTTCTCTTGTGCCATAGTATCTGCTTTTGCTTTGGAGTGAAATACAATTGCCAATACAGCAAGCCAATAATAAGTCTTTCTTCTAATACTGTATTTTTACCAGATAGGTACGAGATGAATGCTCAACTGTCTTTTTAAGCTGAGATCAATCAgcatttaaaattcaaacaCTAACTAAGCATTGTTTGACTTAGAGTTTAACAAAACTATTCACGCACTGGATGTGTACAGATCTCATCAATGTGGTTGCTCCTGCCCATACTGGAAATCTTAAGAGGCAAACAAGAACTCTTTGCAATGCATTAGAACAGCATGGGAACTGAAAAATTCTTGTTCATCCAGGCATCCCTTTCCAGATATTGCCTTTTGGCATAAGAGCAGAAATATTTAGCATAACTCATTCATTAAAGAAGTTATTGAGGCAGAAGGTCTTCGTGTTCCAAACAGACACTTCATATTCATCTGTTTAGCAAGAAAATACCGTTAGTAATTCCAACTAGTTTTGCCATCTGGCATTACTGAGTCACTGAAGAAATACAATGCAAATTAACAGTtcaataattaattttgttttttgcatTCTCTAAGTGCAATTAACTTTTATTATGCTCAGTAGCTCAAAACCCCACTATCATGAAAAATTTGAGGAGGTTTTTATCCCATCTATTATGTTTGATATTGAAGAAGCAATTAGCTGCACAAACTGTTTTTACTGATATAAATGTGTGTGCCTGCATGTCAGGGGGAGAACTGCTTAAGTCTTAGTGTGTCCTTTCTGTGCAGCAGAAATGCATTAGTCTGGGCTTGAAATCTATTCAAACACATTCTGAAGACACATGGCTGCAACACTGCCACTCAGAACTACCATAGCACTGTACTCCTGCCTGCACTCACTGGCTTGAGTAGCACCACTGGTCTCTAATAGTTGTGCCTGGTGACTGATAACCAAGTGACAGCAAATATTGAAGGAGAAAGAGCTTGTGTGCTCTGCACTCCAATATGCCAACAAACCAACAATGCCAGATTCTACGGCTGGTACTGAAGATAGAATGCAAATGCTTATTTACTTCTCAGTACTGTACCATACTATGTCACACCAGGGTATTTCAAAGACTTCTCTTTACCATGTATGAAAGCACAGGTTCACACATCCAAACATATTCTGAGTTTCCATCTTGCTTATCATCTTTCATGTATCAAGGTATCTTAAAGCATGGGCCTTTCCAGGGTTAAAGTCAATCCTTCAGGCAGCAAGAATATCTTTGTATGGTGGCAGAGCAGTAGGGTCAGATTGCAACTTGGTGTAAATCACAGTATCTTAATTGATCTCTTCTTGGCATTTATCTACTCTGGATTTTAGGCCTTTTCTTCTTAGCTGAGTAAACCCTTGCTAGTCCCAGTGGGCTTTGCTGCTACTGCCATTTCATTTAATACAGAACACATTAATTTAGTATGTTTTAGAGCATTTTGTGGATAAACTGTACATTCACTCAAATTTCTAAAGGATATTCTAAAATCATCTGGGCATTCATCCCAAGCATAATATGACCAGCCAGTCATTAGTGGTGTCCCTCAGAGGTGTGTGCTGAGGCCAgttttgttcaatatttttattgacaacaTGGATGAGGGTgttgagtctttcattagtgaatttgcagatgacactaagctgggatGGTTTGTCGTTCTGTTGGAaggcaggagggctctgcagagagacctggaatggttggatggatggacagagtctaacaagatgaagtttaataagtcaaagtgctgagtcctgcactttggccacaataaccccctgcagcattatgggctggggaaggtgtggctggacagtgcccaggaggaaagggacctggggtactggtgacagcagctgaacaggagccagcagtgtgcccaggtggccaagagggccaatggcatcctggcctggatcaggaatggtgtggccagcaggagcagggaggtcattcttcccctgtacttggtactggtgaggccacacctcgagtgctgtgtccagttctgagcccctcagtttgggaaggatgttgagatgctttAGTGCGTCCAGAGAAGGGCACCGaagctggtgaggggcttggaacacaaaccctgtgaggaacgactgagggaactggggttgtttagcctggagaaaaggagactcagaggtgaccttatcactctacaACTTCCTAAAGGGCAGATTTAGAcagttggtctctttctccaggcagcaactaaCAGAataagaggacacagtcttaagctgcaccaagggaaatacaggttggattaagaagaagttttttacagaaagggtgataagATACTGGAATgttctgcctggggaggtggtggagttaccatccctgggtgtgtttaaaaaaagactggatgtggcactcggtgccatggtcTTGTTGAGTTGTTAGGGCATGTGTTGGACTCGATGATAttgaagatctcttccaacctagtgattctgtgtttctgtagtTCTGTCCTTTTCTGCCTAGGCCCAGGAGTTCATCACAAATGGTAAGTAAATGAGAAGCTAAAACTGAAACTTGCCAACAACTTCAATGTATATATATCCATCATACATATCCATATGATCTCCTGAAAGTATGAATGATAAATAGAAATCTTCGAAAAGTTTAACCAcaaatgctcagaaaaaaaaccaaaacaaaaaaccaaaacaaaaaaaccaccaccaacaacaaaaacccaaacaaaaacaaacaaaaccagaccaaAACTGCAGGTCTGTGAATGGGGAAATTTAACActcatttcagagaaataattttaaatacaaacaaattatttttaagggaaaacaATATATTTTGGAAAACGGCAGTTGCACTGCATTTAATCTGCTATACAGCTGCATTTCAATGTACAGATCTTAGGATGGATGCAAAGACCGAGTCAAAACTGAAATAGAGTTGATGGTCTCAGTGCATTGCACAGTAATTGTATGATGGTTCTGAAAGAAGCACAGATCATTACTTGAAAAACTGATAAACTCAACATGTTCAATGGAGCCCTGAGAAATAAAGATACATGTTACAGCTCTTCCAATGTTATTGCTTTATTATTCTGTGCTCATCTTCTTCAGGTTAGTCTTGATTCCCGGGTGAGAGAAGTGATCAACAGAAACTTGTTGGACCCAAGCCCTCACATGTATGAAGATGCCCAGCTCCAGATATACACCTTGATGCACAGAGACTCTTTTCCAAGGTTTTTGAACTCTCAGATTTACAAGTCTCTTGTTGAAAGTATTACAGGCGCTACTtctgaaacttaattttcaaacaaaataacttgggttggtttttcttttttttttttttttttttcttttggtgggTGGGATGGAAGAAAAGTAGTTTAATAACATCTGGAGCTGGGTTCCTGAAGAACTACAGTTTAGCACTACTCAggctactgtgaagaaaaaaaatacatattatgGTCTCTGTCTACATTTTTACCAAGGGCCTCCTTGCTCAAGATGGTATGGGAGGGAATCAATGGATTTgccaaaatgcatttgtttcaCACTTCTTTCACCCTACTGCAGTCAAGATTACAATGATGTATTTGTAGTTTTATGAACAGTCTCCTTGTGTATCCTCACACTGCATGTGCAAGGTAAAACTGCTTCACTTACCACTTAGTTGTTGAAATATTTAATCCAATAACATAAATtatatctgtatttaaaaactttttttgtgCAATACAGTCCTATGGTACATAGAAACAATTGCAGCAAACCAGAAAAAGGCTTGCATTTTTTAACATCACTAAAAAGCCAATTTTTAAGGTGTAGCATTACTCTACATGCTCTACTGAGTATAATACACTGACTTTTTGAAGCCAATATTTCTGTACAGAGAAAAAGAGCTATTTATcactgtttatttaaaataaatcaagtgGAGGATTCCTCTGGTTGTTCACTGCCAAAACTGTGGCATTTTCATTACAGAGTTTGCAatgtcaaagaaaaagaaaaataaaagaagaaaaaaaaaagcacaaatcaCTTAAAGGGATCCATTTCTGGGTGACACAATCTATGCGCTGATATTGTTTAATTGTTAAAAGAACAAAGATTTTCAATGTACATTTCAGATGTCAGATACTGTAATTGATTTATTAAAGACTGGCTATCCAGTTCTAACACTGTTGTTTAATGTTatgtacttcagaaaaaaacaaacaaacaaacaaacaaaaaaaaaccaaaaaaaaaccaacaacaacaaaaaaaaaacctaaacaacaCAAAAAGCTTGATAATTTAGTTTTTGaataaagaaatttaataaaagaTTGCCTACATGTAGCATTTTAGAGCATTTTAGAACATTTTGATGAACTGCATCTGttctgtaag contains:
- the RGS17 gene encoding regulator of G-protein signaling 17 isoform X2 → MRKRQQSQNEGTSAVSQAPGNQRPNNTCCFCWCCCCSCSWNEDRGDNAGRPTHTTKLESIQVTEECQNPTADEILSWAQNFDKMMKTPAGRNLFREFLRTEYSEENLLFWLACEDLKKEQNKKVIEEKARLIYEDYISILSPKEVSLDSRVREVINRNLLDPSPHMYEDAQLQIYTLMHRDSFPRFLNSQIYKSLVESITGATSET
- the RGS17 gene encoding regulator of G-protein signaling 17 isoform X1, with the protein product MRKRQQSQNEGTSAVSQAPGNQRPNNTCCFCWCCCCSCSCLTVRNEDRGDNAGRPTHTTKLESIQVTEECQNPTADEILSWAQNFDKMMKTPAGRNLFREFLRTEYSEENLLFWLACEDLKKEQNKKVIEEKARLIYEDYISILSPKEVSLDSRVREVINRNLLDPSPHMYEDAQLQIYTLMHRDSFPRFLNSQIYKSLVESITGATSET